A stretch of the Filimonas lacunae genome encodes the following:
- a CDS encoding HEPN domain-containing protein: MIDLPTKQALMNTSLAHLPAYKQEQLQKIASIIVETVQPEMVILFGSHATGRWVEHKYVEDGIIYEYISDYDILVITKSGENRKDYEIQDVIENRCRYHTPVTTIVHDIDFVNRMLSEGQYFFADIEKEGILLYDSGNVALAERKPLSPAEAKEIAQDYYDQWFLSGVEFLAFARFGLQRGALKEGVFSLHQAVERTYNAVVLVFTGYKPKTHNLDKLKRYTKAYSEELAGVFPENTKAEEHLFDLLKRAYIDARYKKDYRISAEELGVLIERVQKLQDIAGPLCVEKIASILIL, encoded by the coding sequence ATGATAGATTTACCTACTAAACAGGCATTGATGAACACCTCTTTAGCCCATTTACCGGCCTATAAACAGGAACAGTTACAAAAGATTGCGAGCATAATTGTTGAAACCGTACAACCCGAAATGGTAATACTGTTTGGCAGCCACGCCACCGGCCGCTGGGTAGAACATAAATATGTAGAAGACGGTATCATTTACGAATACATCAGCGATTACGACATACTGGTAATAACCAAAAGCGGCGAAAACCGTAAAGACTACGAAATACAAGACGTAATAGAAAACCGCTGCCGCTACCATACACCGGTAACCACCATTGTACATGATATAGATTTTGTGAACAGGATGCTAAGCGAAGGGCAATACTTTTTTGCGGATATAGAGAAGGAGGGTATTCTGCTGTATGATAGCGGGAATGTAGCGCTTGCCGAACGGAAGCCGTTAAGCCCGGCGGAAGCGAAGGAGATTGCGCAGGATTATTATGATCAGTGGTTTTTGAGTGGGGTGGAATTTTTAGCGTTTGCACGGTTTGGTTTGCAAAGAGGTGCTTTGAAAGAAGGTGTGTTTAGTTTGCATCAAGCTGTAGAAAGGACTTATAATGCTGTTGTGCTGGTGTTTACTGGTTACAAGCCTAAAACGCATAATCTGGATAAGTTGAAACGATACACTAAGGCATATTCTGAGGAGTTGGCTGGTGTTTTTCCTGAGAATACAAAGGCGGAGGAGCATTTGTTTGATTTATTGAAGCGGGCTTACATAGATGCGAGGTATAAGAAGGATTATCGTATTAGTGCAGAGGAGCTTGGTGTGTTGATTGAGCGGGTGCAGAAGTTGCAGGATATTGCGGGGCCTTTGTGTGTGGAAAAGATTGCTTCTATTTTAATTTTATAG
- a CDS encoding DUF6055 domain-containing protein, translated as MYRFISVARLSLFLIPLISFQAVAQTEVAAFNSHSYVGKKLVYIPATVWLVPDSNDYANNESAFSYTRMAESDNIVLFWAKEFGNDPMQNPDTVKRFNPADALKECERFYRFYVNNLHFLVKGKSVSDKYKILIYIIDSKDATAFGGGAEDKVGILWTPPARINKAPYGALAHEMGHCFQYLTHADGAWGFTSSPEGSRGQSIFEMTSQYMLWQVYPGWMTFENYHLKSFLKQTHYAFLHEENQYHSPYVLEYWSQKHGVDFMGKLWREAKAGEDAVMAYKRITGISQQAFNEEIFDAARRFITWDMKRIKKVAARYANEHVSKLDSIGNGWYRIADNNCPQNYGYNGIALQVPAAGTNVTLQFKGIAGGEGFRAIHVDKAGWRYGFLAVQESGNCVYGKVYSDADSTVTFTLPAHTRHLWLVVSGAPTEHWEHIADGKKENDEQWPYQIKLSGTTLLR; from the coding sequence ATGTATCGGTTTATTTCAGTAGCGCGTTTATCGTTGTTTCTGATTCCTTTGATCTCCTTTCAGGCTGTTGCACAAACTGAGGTGGCTGCATTTAACAGTCATTCTTACGTTGGTAAAAAGCTGGTATATATACCCGCTACGGTATGGCTAGTACCAGATAGTAATGACTATGCCAATAACGAAAGCGCATTCAGTTATACCAGAATGGCTGAGTCGGATAATATAGTACTATTCTGGGCAAAGGAGTTTGGTAATGATCCGATGCAAAACCCAGACACTGTTAAACGTTTTAACCCAGCAGATGCATTAAAAGAGTGTGAACGATTTTATCGCTTTTATGTAAATAATTTACATTTTTTGGTAAAGGGTAAATCGGTGAGCGACAAATACAAAATACTGATTTATATTATCGATAGCAAAGATGCTACCGCATTTGGCGGCGGGGCAGAGGATAAGGTGGGTATATTGTGGACACCTCCTGCCAGAATTAATAAAGCCCCTTATGGTGCACTGGCGCATGAGATGGGACATTGTTTTCAATATTTAACGCATGCAGATGGCGCATGGGGCTTTACCAGTTCGCCGGAAGGTAGCAGGGGACAGTCTATTTTTGAAATGACTTCTCAATACATGTTGTGGCAGGTATATCCTGGATGGATGACTTTTGAAAACTATCACCTGAAAAGTTTTCTCAAACAAACACACTATGCCTTTTTGCATGAGGAAAATCAATATCATTCTCCTTATGTGTTAGAATACTGGTCGCAGAAGCATGGGGTTGATTTTATGGGAAAGCTGTGGCGGGAAGCAAAAGCAGGAGAAGATGCGGTGATGGCTTACAAAAGAATAACAGGAATTAGTCAGCAGGCTTTTAATGAGGAAATATTTGATGCGGCACGGCGGTTTATTACCTGGGATATGAAGCGTATTAAAAAAGTAGCAGCTCGCTATGCCAATGAACATGTGAGCAAACTGGATTCCATAGGAAACGGCTGGTACCGGATAGCTGACAATAATTGTCCGCAAAACTATGGGTACAATGGTATTGCTTTACAAGTGCCTGCGGCAGGAACTAACGTGACACTTCAATTTAAAGGCATTGCGGGAGGGGAAGGGTTCAGGGCCATACATGTTGATAAAGCTGGCTGGCGGTATGGTTTTTTAGCCGTGCAGGAAAGTGGTAACTGTGTATATGGTAAAGTGTATTCAGATGCTGATAGCACTGTTACGTTTACATTACCAGCGCATACACGCCATTTGTGGTTAGTGGTAAGTGGTGCGCCAACAGAGCATTGGGAGCATATTGCAGATGGGAAGAAAGAGAATGATGAACAATGGCCTTATCAGATTAAGTTGTCTGGAACAACTTTACTCCGTTAG
- a CDS encoding sulfite exporter TauE/SafE family protein, producing MLTIIAGYLSAILVGLSLGLIGGGGSILTVPILVFCFRIDPVLATTYSLCIVGLTSAVGAFRHYRNGNVILPIALLFGIPSLITVFVMRKWIMPSIPRHICNIGHHELIKPDMLMATFACLMIFTALAMIRKKKTEDPINENIAPNKPLLVGQSILVGGVTGFIGVGGGFLIIPSLVMFARIPVKKAIGTSLLIMTMSSLLGVLGDVSRHVDMNMSFLVSFSACTITGILAGAYASKFIQDKALKQSFGWFVLCMGLFMMGRFLLHG from the coding sequence ATGCTCACTATTATTGCAGGATACCTGTCGGCTATTCTTGTAGGGTTGTCTTTAGGATTAATTGGCGGCGGAGGTTCTATTTTAACGGTACCCATCCTCGTGTTCTGCTTTCGTATCGATCCTGTATTGGCCACCACCTACTCCCTCTGCATCGTGGGTCTTACCAGTGCTGTAGGCGCCTTTCGCCACTACCGCAACGGCAACGTTATCCTTCCCATAGCCCTGCTGTTCGGCATCCCCTCCCTTATTACCGTATTCGTAATGCGCAAATGGATAATGCCCTCCATCCCCCGCCACATTTGCAACATCGGCCACCACGAACTCATTAAACCCGACATGCTGATGGCCACCTTTGCCTGTTTAATGATATTTACCGCCCTGGCCATGATACGCAAAAAGAAAACAGAAGACCCCATCAATGAAAATATTGCCCCTAACAAGCCCTTACTGGTAGGCCAGAGCATTCTGGTAGGCGGCGTTACCGGCTTCATAGGCGTAGGCGGTGGTTTTTTAATCATCCCCTCACTAGTCATGTTCGCCCGCATACCTGTAAAAAAGGCAATAGGCACATCCTTGTTGATTATGACCATGAGCTCTCTACTGGGTGTACTGGGAGATGTAAGCAGACATGTGGATATGAATATGAGCTTCCTGGTGAGCTTTTCGGCTTGCACTATTACTGGGATATTAGCTGGGGCTTATGCCAGTAAGTTTATACAGGATAAGGCGTTGAAGCAGTCCTTTGGATGGTTTGTGTTATGTATGGGTTTGTTTATGATGGGGAGGTTTTTATTGCATGGGTAA
- a CDS encoding DEAD/DEAH box helicase: MIERLAADVLQDTYFNDLYNKAAKMFAKKMFISVNNEFFWVEKEVRDLLRFADILSNSSKVESRNKAYQIITLLNKDFNKDPYYRTFAHSVLAKLGNFPGIEYLRNEDGNNSELPLERDIEKKTKEFRQAVPGSRDLIFTDSQFELYTKITSSKHFSFSGPTSMGKSFIIKSFIRRVVANVPAENIVIMVPTRALINQFSIDLNRELKEVLDSYNYSVVTNSNVSEMDIESIQRYVFVLTPERLLSYLSQKGNPSFGYLFIDEAHKLAAENDARSITAYSAISKSLKQNRNVSLYFASPNVSNPEVFLRLFKKDEKLNYKTQEAPVSQNLFFIDLTSRKVVHYLESESYEFEPDILNGESSTYDVLSVLGKNTSNLVYCSSKNEAIDKAEKMAGCLKDIKVSNNVRKVIRQIKGYIHNDYYLAEFLNKSVAYHFGNLPQIIRNKIEALFKEREISYIFCTSTLLEGVNMPAKNVFILNNMNGRTPFQPIDFWNLAGRAGRLRYELSGNIICLKESDRVWKKSEELLMKKADILLNPSIDSHIDSKLKLIEQILNEDPKVKYKNETLKEILKYISNIISIDTLEIERSNYRSEIITKLIQDNKELIIELAKKKNGKIEVPSSVLSTNNSIKLKIQNEIYIWLQNRKDNPASIRLPSRVDYETCKEWLNRLFVLFKWQNEEKSFKSKSQLDYYALLMNQWINGLPLNQIINQSIAYYSNTNRQISTGYDKSGLKFEYFDGSKQHVNILIGNIIEDVEHVLRFLLEKYFNSYYVMLVEILGEDNAGANWATFLEYGTQKPIVIALQNYGLSRHSADFIFKNFKSCLKIEGDKLVEIDRTRLRILLDKDAIEYDEINSILF, encoded by the coding sequence ATGATTGAAAGATTAGCGGCAGATGTTTTACAGGATACATATTTTAATGATTTGTATAATAAGGCGGCGAAAATGTTTGCCAAAAAAATGTTTATATCTGTTAATAATGAGTTTTTTTGGGTTGAGAAAGAAGTAAGAGATCTTCTTCGTTTTGCTGATATTTTATCAAACTCTTCAAAAGTAGAATCTAGAAATAAGGCTTATCAAATAATAACTTTGTTAAATAAAGATTTTAATAAAGATCCTTATTATCGAACCTTTGCTCATTCTGTTTTAGCCAAATTGGGGAATTTTCCTGGAATTGAATATCTGCGAAATGAAGATGGCAACAACTCAGAGTTGCCGCTTGAAAGAGATATCGAGAAAAAAACAAAGGAGTTTAGGCAGGCTGTTCCTGGAAGCAGAGATCTGATTTTTACAGATTCTCAATTTGAGCTTTACACAAAAATTACTAGTTCAAAGCACTTTAGTTTTTCTGGCCCAACTTCAATGGGGAAGTCTTTTATCATTAAGTCTTTTATCAGGCGAGTTGTTGCAAATGTACCGGCAGAAAATATTGTAATAATGGTTCCTACAAGGGCTTTAATTAATCAGTTTTCAATTGACTTAAATAGAGAATTGAAAGAAGTTTTAGACTCTTATAATTATTCGGTTGTAACTAATAGTAATGTGTCTGAAATGGACATTGAAAGTATACAACGTTATGTTTTTGTGTTGACGCCAGAACGTCTATTGAGTTATTTGTCTCAAAAAGGTAATCCATCCTTTGGGTATTTATTTATTGATGAAGCACATAAGTTAGCCGCAGAAAATGATGCCAGGTCGATTACTGCTTATTCTGCAATATCAAAGTCATTAAAACAGAATAGAAACGTAAGCCTTTATTTTGCATCACCCAATGTTTCAAATCCTGAGGTTTTTTTAAGACTATTTAAAAAGGATGAAAAATTAAATTATAAAACTCAAGAAGCTCCCGTATCTCAAAATCTTTTTTTTATAGATCTTACTAGTAGAAAAGTCGTTCATTATTTGGAGTCTGAGAGTTATGAATTTGAGCCTGATATTTTGAACGGTGAAAGTTCTACTTATGATGTTTTGTCTGTTTTGGGTAAGAATACTAGTAATCTAGTGTATTGTAGTTCGAAGAATGAAGCTATTGATAAGGCTGAGAAAATGGCTGGTTGCTTAAAAGATATAAAAGTTTCAAACAATGTGAGAAAAGTTATTCGTCAAATTAAGGGGTATATTCATAATGATTATTATTTGGCGGAATTTCTTAATAAGAGTGTTGCTTATCATTTCGGGAATTTGCCACAGATTATAAGAAATAAGATTGAAGCTTTGTTTAAAGAGAGAGAGATTAGCTATATCTTTTGTACTTCAACTCTTTTAGAAGGGGTTAATATGCCAGCCAAAAATGTGTTCATACTTAATAATATGAATGGGAGAACTCCTTTTCAGCCAATAGATTTTTGGAATCTTGCTGGTAGAGCAGGCAGGCTGAGGTATGAATTATCTGGTAATATAATTTGTTTAAAGGAAAGTGATAGGGTTTGGAAGAAGTCTGAAGAGTTATTAATGAAAAAAGCCGATATACTATTAAATCCATCTATCGACAGCCATATTGATAGTAAACTTAAATTAATCGAACAGATATTGAATGAAGATCCTAAAGTGAAGTACAAGAATGAGACTTTGAAGGAGATTCTTAAATATATATCTAATATAATTAGTATTGATACCTTAGAAATTGAAAGGTCAAATTATAGAAGTGAGATAATTACAAAGCTGATTCAAGATAATAAAGAGCTCATTATTGAATTGGCTAAGAAGAAAAATGGGAAAATAGAAGTGCCTTCTTCGGTTCTTAGTACAAATAATTCGATAAAGCTAAAAATTCAAAATGAAATTTATATTTGGTTGCAAAATCGAAAAGATAATCCTGCATCTATTAGACTTCCTAGTAGAGTTGATTATGAAACGTGTAAGGAGTGGCTTAATAGGCTTTTTGTTTTGTTTAAATGGCAAAATGAGGAAAAGAGTTTTAAATCGAAGAGTCAGCTTGATTATTATGCTCTATTAATGAATCAATGGATAAATGGTCTTCCTTTAAATCAAATTATAAATCAGTCTATAGCATACTATAGTAATACCAATAGACAGATATCTACTGGGTATGATAAAAGCGGATTGAAATTTGAATATTTTGATGGGAGTAAACAGCATGTTAATATTCTAATCGGAAATATTATTGAAGATGTTGAACATGTTCTTCGTTTTCTCTTAGAAAAGTATTTCAATAGTTATTATGTAATGCTAGTTGAAATTTTGGGGGAGGATAACGCAGGTGCCAATTGGGCTACTTTTCTTGAGTATGGCACTCAAAAGCCTATCGTTATAGCTTTACAGAATTATGGTCTATCAAGACACTCTGCTGATTTTATTTTTAAAAACTTTAAGAGTTGTTTGAAAATAGAAGGGGATAAGTTGGTTGAAATCGATAGGACGCGGCTTCGAATTTTATTAGATAAAGATGCTATTGAGTATGATGAAATTAATTCGATTTTATTTTAA
- a CDS encoding helix-turn-helix domain-containing protein, which produces METGDNTIKLQHPQIIANNYGNNFREGEAFVTDHIFSYILSGTQEIWSGNQTYLFKAGDYRFFKRNQLTKYVKRPGQQGFQSIAVHIDENTLREMTPLYADTVNTPYTGKDVELLKPDSWLESYANSIAPYCNASGVYNQALVSLKTKELVLLLLQNNPALKQALFNFDDPGKIDLVAFMSTHYRYNVGLDRMAFLTGRSLSTFKRDFQKLFHTTAGRWLTQRRLEEANYLIAQKGRMASEIYLDLGFEDLSHFSFAYKKAFGKAPSQGQ; this is translated from the coding sequence ATGGAAACCGGCGACAATACCATCAAACTTCAACACCCACAAATTATTGCCAACAACTATGGCAACAACTTCCGGGAAGGCGAAGCTTTTGTAACCGATCACATTTTTAGCTATATCCTCTCCGGCACGCAAGAAATATGGTCGGGCAATCAAACCTACCTGTTTAAAGCGGGCGACTATCGTTTTTTCAAACGCAACCAGTTGACCAAATACGTAAAGCGTCCCGGTCAGCAAGGCTTTCAATCTATTGCAGTACATATAGATGAAAACACGCTCAGGGAAATGACGCCCTTATATGCCGATACTGTAAACACCCCTTATACAGGTAAAGACGTAGAGTTGCTAAAGCCCGACAGCTGGCTGGAAAGCTATGCAAACAGCATCGCCCCTTACTGCAATGCATCCGGGGTGTATAACCAGGCGCTGGTGTCGTTGAAAACCAAAGAACTGGTGTTACTGCTGCTGCAAAACAATCCGGCATTAAAACAGGCGTTGTTCAACTTTGACGATCCGGGTAAAATTGACCTGGTAGCCTTTATGAGTACGCACTATCGCTACAATGTGGGACTGGACCGTATGGCCTTTCTCACTGGCAGAAGCCTGTCTACCTTTAAAAGAGATTTTCAAAAGCTGTTCCATACCACCGCCGGCCGCTGGCTTACCCAAAGGCGGCTGGAAGAAGCCAATTACCTCATAGCACAAAAAGGTAGAATGGCATCTGAAATCTATCTTGATCTGGGTTTTGAAGATCTGTCACATTTTTCTTTCGCCTATAAAAAAGCATTTGGTAAAGCGCCCTCGCAGGGGCAATAA
- a CDS encoding HAMP domain-containing sensor histidine kinase codes for MRIKTKLTLGIGLLFTLLLVLTIVSSVYVNALKNDTENILVSNYNTLEYARKMILALDQVNQQPQALQQFTTNLQQQKANVTEPGEKEATLQLEGHFTQYCKDTTNKTVAALMRQDLSTIMMLNMQAIQRKSNKAVNTSHNANMWIAVAGTLCFIIAFTMWVNLPGNIANPVKELTSSIKQIANKNYAQRIHYTQSDEFGELASSFNTMAEKLQEYDNSNLSKLLVEKKRIETLINNMHDPVIGLDENKRVLFANEEAIRISGLPANKLIGHLSQDVAVHNDLIRLLIRDMMQPEANSPKAAPIKIYADGKESYFEKDIITISITPTGETQKKHLGHVIVLRNITPFKELDFAKTNFIATVSHELKTPISSIKLGVQLLEKIETGSINEAQKQLLEGIKDDSNRLLTITGELLNLSQVETGNIQLSIQQSDPHKILKYALDAVKVQAELKQITLQVKDEPAIHPVKADEEKTAWVLINFLTNAIRYAPENTQVVIEIKNQDTKVQFSVKDSGRGIDPKYRDKIFDRYFQVPGSNRAGTGLGLAICKEFIEAQGGTIGVETEIGAGSNFYFRLLKG; via the coding sequence ATGCGCATCAAAACCAAATTAACGCTGGGTATAGGATTGCTGTTTACCTTACTGTTGGTGTTAACCATCGTAAGCAGCGTGTACGTGAACGCGTTAAAAAACGATACCGAAAACATACTGGTTTCTAACTACAACACCCTGGAATATGCGCGCAAAATGATACTGGCGCTGGACCAGGTGAACCAGCAACCACAGGCCCTGCAACAGTTTACCACCAACCTGCAACAGCAAAAGGCCAACGTTACCGAGCCGGGCGAAAAAGAAGCCACCCTGCAACTGGAAGGCCATTTTACCCAGTATTGTAAAGACACTACCAACAAAACGGTAGCCGCCCTCATGCGTCAGGATCTTTCCACCATTATGATGCTGAACATGCAGGCCATCCAGCGCAAAAGCAATAAAGCCGTAAACACCTCCCACAACGCCAATATGTGGATAGCCGTAGCCGGCACCCTTTGCTTTATTATTGCCTTTACCATGTGGGTAAACCTGCCAGGCAACATAGCCAACCCCGTAAAAGAACTCACCAGCAGCATAAAACAAATCGCCAACAAAAACTACGCACAACGCATACACTACACCCAAAGCGATGAATTTGGCGAGCTGGCATCCAGCTTTAACACCATGGCCGAAAAGCTGCAGGAATACGACAACAGCAACCTGAGCAAGCTACTGGTAGAAAAGAAACGCATTGAAACCCTCATCAACAACATGCACGACCCCGTAATAGGGCTGGACGAAAACAAACGCGTGCTGTTTGCCAACGAAGAAGCCATTCGCATCAGCGGCCTGCCCGCCAATAAACTGATAGGCCACCTGAGCCAGGACGTAGCCGTGCATAACGATCTCATACGCCTGCTGATACGCGATATGATGCAACCCGAAGCCAACAGCCCAAAAGCCGCGCCTATTAAAATATATGCCGATGGCAAGGAAAGCTATTTTGAAAAAGACATTATCACCATCAGCATTACCCCCACCGGCGAAACCCAGAAAAAACACCTGGGCCATGTGATAGTGCTGCGCAACATTACACCATTTAAAGAGCTGGATTTTGCCAAAACCAATTTCATCGCCACCGTATCGCACGAGCTAAAAACGCCCATCTCTTCCATTAAGCTGGGCGTGCAGCTACTGGAAAAAATAGAAACCGGCAGTATTAACGAAGCACAGAAACAATTACTGGAAGGGATAAAAGACGATAGCAACCGCCTGCTCACCATCACCGGCGAGCTGCTGAACCTGAGCCAGGTAGAAACCGGCAACATACAACTGAGCATACAGCAAAGCGATCCGCATAAAATTCTCAAATACGCCCTCGACGCCGTAAAAGTGCAGGCCGAACTGAAACAAATTACCCTGCAGGTTAAAGACGAGCCTGCGATACACCCCGTAAAAGCCGATGAAGAAAAAACGGCCTGGGTACTCATCAATTTTCTCACCAACGCCATCCGCTACGCCCCCGAAAACACCCAGGTAGTGATTGAAATCAAAAACCAGGACACGAAAGTGCAATTTTCGGTAAAAGACAGCGGCCGCGGCATAGACCCTAAATATAGGGACAAAATCTTCGACCGCTACTTCCAGGTACCCGGCAGCAACCGCGCCGGAACCGGGCTGGGACTGGCTATTTGCAAGGAATTCATTGAAGCCCAGGGTGGCACCATAGGGGTAGAAACCGAAATTGGCGCCGGCAGCAACTTCTACTTCCGGTTACTCAAGGGATAG
- a CDS encoding HamA C-terminal domain-containing protein produces the protein MELKSTMSDSFLELFYKEIECGISETYSKLNLHILKIENNQFCYPELIRHLQNHFISFALSRKEKQEFLKDERYGEMFAAAASKFRDYNVNEGEAGELLLFCFLEAHLKAPKILTKLEIKLSSNDYAKGSDGIHLLKVAEKEYQLVFGESKLDQKLTTSITNAFKSIHEFISRDRNSISDEIGLLNSQLCKEVFDEDSYQFVKSIVMPKANVDNPIVKNNAFAIFAGFEVAPTIDEKKMTNSDFLKEIKTKIKKEVEAKMSHIKSKIEEYDLHGYTFYVYTFPFMKLDETRKNIIKKLIRAE, from the coding sequence ATGGAGCTGAAATCTACTATGAGTGATTCTTTTTTAGAACTTTTCTACAAAGAGATTGAATGTGGTATTTCTGAAACGTATTCAAAACTAAATCTTCATATTTTAAAGATCGAAAACAATCAGTTTTGTTATCCAGAGTTAATTCGACATCTACAAAATCATTTCATATCATTTGCTTTATCACGAAAAGAAAAACAAGAGTTCTTGAAAGATGAAAGATATGGTGAAATGTTCGCAGCAGCAGCGAGTAAATTTCGTGATTATAATGTAAATGAAGGTGAAGCGGGGGAATTGCTACTGTTCTGTTTTCTAGAGGCTCATTTGAAAGCTCCTAAAATTCTAACAAAGTTAGAAATAAAACTGTCTTCAAATGATTATGCGAAAGGTTCTGATGGAATCCATTTACTAAAGGTTGCGGAAAAAGAGTATCAGCTAGTTTTTGGAGAATCAAAACTTGATCAAAAGCTTACGACTTCAATTACAAATGCTTTTAAATCAATTCATGAGTTTATAAGCAGAGACAGAAATAGTATTAGTGATGAAATAGGTCTTCTGAATTCACAACTTTGCAAAGAGGTGTTTGATGAAGACTCATATCAGTTTGTAAAGTCTATAGTAATGCCTAAAGCAAATGTAGATAACCCCATTGTAAAAAATAACGCATTTGCGATTTTTGCAGGTTTTGAAGTCGCTCCAACTATTGATGAGAAAAAAATGACTAATTCTGATTTTTTAAAAGAGATAAAGACGAAGATTAAAAAAGAAGTTGAAGCTAAGATGAGCCATATTAAAAGTAAAATAGAGGAATATGATTTGCATGGTTATACTTTTTATGTGTATACCTTCCCTTTTATGAAATTAGATGAAACTAGAAAGAATATTATAAAGAAATTAATTCGAGCTGAATGA
- a CDS encoding Crp/Fnr family transcriptional regulator, translated as MNNFSPALQQEMEEVGIRKTMTAGSLVLRENSYIQSIFILVNGSVRIMRTEEEGREILLYYLKPGQSCITSFLSGLHEDTCKVRAMVEEDAEILFIPINKAKEWITKYPEWANFIFHLYHIRFEELLTVINAIAFEQLDDRIMALLNKKKEVYQSNDFTITHQQIAEELGTTREVISRLLKQLEKRGKILLGRNRVILTGAM; from the coding sequence ATGAATAATTTTTCTCCTGCGTTGCAACAGGAAATGGAAGAAGTGGGCATCCGTAAAACGATGACGGCAGGATCGCTGGTACTCAGAGAAAACAGTTACATACAGTCTATTTTCATACTGGTAAACGGCAGCGTGCGCATTATGCGTACCGAAGAAGAGGGCCGGGAAATTCTATTATACTACCTGAAACCAGGTCAAAGCTGCATTACCTCCTTCCTCAGCGGCCTGCACGAGGACACCTGTAAGGTGCGCGCCATGGTGGAAGAAGACGCCGAAATACTCTTCATCCCCATTAACAAAGCCAAGGAGTGGATTACCAAGTACCCCGAATGGGCCAATTTCATATTCCATCTATACCACATACGTTTTGAAGAACTGCTTACGGTAATCAACGCCATTGCCTTTGAGCAACTGGACGACCGCATTATGGCCCTGCTGAACAAGAAAAAGGAGGTGTACCAGAGCAACGACTTCACCATCACCCACCAGCAAATTGCCGAAGAGCTGGGCACTACCCGCGAGGTAATAAGCCGCCTGCTGAAGCAACTGGAAAAAAGGGGCAAAATATTGCTGGGTCGCAACCGGGTAATACTCACCGGCGCTATGTAA
- a CDS encoding SDR family NAD(P)-dependent oxidoreductase, with translation MNYNLAGKRALVTGSSAGLGEAIAIMMAAEGIHVIIHGRNAERAQAVMQQIIDNGGSAEIALGDLATDEGADSVAQAALAAGPVDILVNNAGFYAHTSWSNTSTADWLEVYNVNVVSYVRMIQRIVPTMKKQGWGRVINIGGGLGVQPINELPHYNASLAARHNMSVSLARQLSGTGITSNVVAPGAIMNPGVEQWLRNAAPQKGWGTDIAEIERNAVKDLVPNDANRFGRQEEVAAAVLYLSSAYADYVSGALLRVDGGTVRSI, from the coding sequence ATGAATTACAATTTAGCGGGCAAGCGCGCACTGGTAACAGGTTCCAGCGCCGGCCTTGGCGAAGCTATTGCCATAATGATGGCAGCAGAAGGCATTCACGTCATTATCCACGGCCGCAATGCAGAACGCGCACAAGCCGTAATGCAGCAGATTATCGACAACGGCGGCAGCGCCGAAATAGCCCTGGGAGATCTGGCAACAGACGAAGGGGCAGATAGCGTAGCACAGGCCGCACTGGCAGCCGGACCAGTAGACATACTGGTAAACAATGCCGGTTTTTACGCACACACCTCCTGGTCAAACACCAGCACAGCCGACTGGCTGGAAGTGTACAACGTAAACGTAGTATCCTACGTGCGCATGATCCAGCGCATAGTACCTACTATGAAAAAACAAGGCTGGGGCCGGGTAATCAACATCGGCGGCGGACTGGGGGTACAACCCATTAACGAGCTGCCCCATTACAACGCCAGCCTGGCCGCACGTCATAACATGAGCGTATCGCTGGCCAGGCAACTCAGCGGTACCGGCATCACTTCTAACGTAGTAGCCCCCGGTGCCATTATGAACCCCGGCGTAGAACAATGGCTGCGTAACGCCGCACCACAAAAAGGCTGGGGAACCGATATAGCAGAAATAGAACGCAACGCCGTAAAAGACCTGGTGCCTAACGATGCCAACCGGTTTGGCCGGCAGGAAGAGGTAGCAGCGGCAGTGCTATACCTCAGCAGTGCTTATGCCGATTATGTAAGCGGCGCATTGCTGCGCGTAGATGGCGGCACCGTACGCAGCATCTAA